One genomic region from Panthera tigris isolate Pti1 chromosome D1, P.tigris_Pti1_mat1.1, whole genome shotgun sequence encodes:
- the LOC102951606 gene encoding olfactory receptor 5A2, whose protein sequence is MVVGRNNTIVTKFILLGFSDHPQTKIFLFVLFLGIYLLTLAWNLSLIALIRMDSHLHTPMYFFLSNLSFLDICYVSSTTPKMLSDIITGQKTISFVGCATQYFVFCGMGLTECFLLAAMAYDRYAAICNPLLYTVLISHTLCLKMVAGAYVGGFLSSLIETYSVFQHDFCGPNRIDHFFCDLPPVLVLSCSDTFASQVVNFIVGVVVGMVSVLVILISYGYIVVAVLKISSAKGRTKTFSTCASHLTAVTLFYGSGLFMYMRPRSSYSLNRDKVVSIFYALVIPMVNPIIYSLRNKEIKNAMRKAVQKDHMHSHGPLFFSP, encoded by the coding sequence ATGGTTGTAGGAAGGAATAACACGATTGTGACAAAATTCATCCTCCTGGGATTTTCAGACCATCCTCAAACgaagattttcctttttgtgttattTCTGGGGATTTACCTCCTGACCCTAGCCTGGAACCTGAGCCTCATTGCCCTCATCAGGATGGACTCCCACTTGCAcacgcccatgtacttcttcctcagtAACCTATCCTTCCTAGATATCTGCTATGTGTCCTCCACAACTCCGAAGATGCTCTCTGACATCATCACAGGGCAGAAAACCATTTCTTTTGTTGGCTGTGCCACGCAGTACTTTGTGTTCTGTGGAATGGGGCTGACTGAATGCTTTCTTTTGGCAGCCATGGCATATGACCGCTATGCTGCAATCTGCAACCCATTGCTCTACACAGTCCTCATATCCCATACACTTTGTTTAAAGATGGTGGCTGGAGCCTATGTGGGTGGATTCCTCAGTTCTTTGATTGAAACATACTCTGTCTTTCAGCATGATTTCTGTGGGCCCAACAGGATCGACCACTTCTTCTGTGACCTTCCTCCAGTTCTGGTTCTGTCCTGCTCTGATACCTTTGCCAGCCAGGTGGTGAACTTCATTGTGGGTGTTGTTGTTGGAATGGTTTCTGTCCTTGTGATCCTCATTTCTTATGGTTACATTGTTGTTGCTGTCCTGAAGATCAGCTCAGCTAAAGGCAGGACCAAAACCTTCAGCACCTGTGCCTCTCACCTGACTGCTGTGACTCTCTTCTATGGTTCTGGTCTCTTCATGTACATGCGACCTCGTTCTAGCTACTCCCTAAACCGGGACAAGGTGGTGTCCATATTCTATGCTCTGGTGATCCCTATGGTGAATCCTATCATCTATAGTCTTAGGAATAAGGAGATTAAAAATGCCATGAGGAAAGCTGTGCAAAAGGATCACATGCATTCTCATGGGCCTTTGTTTTTCTCACCCTGA
- the LOC102951899 gene encoding olfactory receptor 5AN1-like has product MTGGGNITEITYFILLGFSDFPRILVVLFVVFLLIYIMTLTWNLCLIILIRMDSHLHTPMYFFLSNLSFMDICYVTSTAPKMLSSFFQEQQTITFVGCAVQYFVFSIMGLSESCLMTAMAYDRYAAICNPLLYSSVMSPTLCIRMVLGSYLAGLSGSVSQLCAILQLHFCGPNVINHFFCDMPQLLVLSCTDTFFVQLLLAIVTMIFGVVNALIIMVSYCYIVISVMKITSAKGRSKAFNTCASHLTAVSLFYISSVFVYLSSSSGGSSSFDRFASVFYTVVIPMLNPLIYSLRNKEIKDALRSLQKKRWYC; this is encoded by the coding sequence ATGACTGGGGGAGGAAATATTACAGAGATCACTTATTTCATCCTTTTGGGATTCTCTGATTTCCCCAGAATCCTAGTAGTGCTCTTTGTTGTATTCCTGCTCATCTACATTATGACTCTGACTTGGAACTTGTGCCTCATCATCTTAATAAGGATGGACTCTCACCTCCAcacacccatgtacttcttcctcagtAATCTGTCCTTCATGGATATCTGCTATGTGACCTCCACAGCCCCCAAGATGCTCTCCAGCTTTTTCCAAGAGCAGCAGACTATCACCTTTGTGGGTTGCGCCGTTCAATACTTTGTTTTTTCAATCATGGGACTGAGTGAGTCTTGTCTCATGACAGCCATGGCTTATGATCGATATGCCGCCATTTGTAATCCTCTTCTCTATTCATCAGTCATGTCACCCACCCTCTGTATTCGGATGGTGCTGGGGTCCTATCTGGCTGGACTCTCTGGTTCTGTATCCCAATTGTGTGCCATACTTCAGCTTCACTTCTGTGGGCCTAATGTCATCAACCACTTCTTCTGTGACATGCCCCAGTTGTTAGTCCTGTCCTGCACTGACACTTTCTTTGTACAGCTATTGCTTGCTATAGTAACAATGATCTTTGGGGTAGTTAATGCTCTCATTATCATGGTATCCTACTGTTATATTGTCATCTCCGTCATGAAGATCACTTCAGCTAAAGGCAGGTCCAAGGCTTTCAACACCTGTGCTTCTCATCTGACAGCAGTTTCCCTCTTTTATATCTCGAGTGTCTTTGTCTATTTGAGTTCCAGCTCTGGCGGTTCCTCCAGCTTTGACAGATTTGCATCAGTATTCTACACTGTGGTTATCCCCATGTTGAATCCTTTGATTTACAGTCTGAGGAACAAGGAAATCAAAGATGCCTTGAGGAGTTTACAGAAGAAGAGATGGTACTGCTGA